The following coding sequences lie in one Spinacia oleracea cultivar Varoflay chromosome 1, BTI_SOV_V1, whole genome shotgun sequence genomic window:
- the LOC130471774 gene encoding pathogenesis-related protein PRB1-3, whose translation MGAKLIISFLFLGTLLLFSYPKPCLASSSEAPTPKDVINSYLKPHNKVRASLGLSPFEWSEELANYARWWAHVRQGDCAMIHSHSDHGENLFWGSTGKEWTGQDAVDFWAGEKKYYDYKTNTCASGQECAHYTQIAWKQSKKLGCAKLTCTNGYTFITCNYDPHGNIMGQRPF comes from the coding sequence atgggaGCTAAACTCATAATTAGTTTCTTATTCTTAGGAacattgttattattttcatacCCAAAACCATGTTTAGCATCATCATCTGAAGCCCCAACACCTAAAGATGTAATTAACAGTTATTTAAAACCACACAACAAAGTTCGAGCAAGCCTAGGGTTATCACCTTTCGAATGGAGTGAGGAGCTTGCTAACTACGCGCGGTGGTGGGCCCATGTCCGGCAAGGTGATTGTGCGATGATACATTCACATTCCGACCACGGCGAGAATCTGTTTTGGGGGTCCACCGGAAAAGAGTGGACCGGCCAAGACGCGGTGGATTTCTGGGCCGGAGAAAAGAAATATTATGATTATAAAACTAATACTTGTGCATCGGGTCAGGAATGTGCGCATTATACTCAGATTGCTTGGAAACAAAGTAAGAAGTTGGGATGTGCAAAGCTTACTTGTACAAATGGGTATACTTTTATTACTTGTAATTATGATCCTCATGGTAATATTATGGGACAAAGGCCTTTCTGA